The Anopheles merus strain MAF chromosome 2L, AmerM5.1, whole genome shotgun sequence genome has a segment encoding these proteins:
- the LOC121594491 gene encoding putative gustatory receptor 2a produces the protein MKNKVSLDSIISIIEMNVKFYRLLGLAPFELNTCRVRLSKPFCCAVGGFVTLYWTAMVSSIATSNHANDRISRISNYFQLITNAIMLTAILLMPAFRLRNFAEVTRALRKLEQDLQQDAIPSNCRQMARWNIGIVVGTVTVLLLATAFDCYVTVFRGFIRVDYWIITILPQFVNVIAVTQVVLLLLYINARFRKLNQLLEEEQHPVAGRKRLERSSRLTGNLPANDPKKISLHVIEVHGCGIDAANLKHLQLPKVLYRYNDLYDICKLLDRYFGLLFLLTFTSIFIVTTIQLYYSYTILYWFTGENGFTIWSLMVCLNTISINLGVLLTIVLLCEKISNKTKHANDLLADLQLRGSRYMSSEEVIKLTVPFQAPNKVFKFSAMGFFQIDCNMLCGMIGAITTYLVIYIQFYILYADEVKKSSFVSRFQI, from the exons ATGAAGAACAAAGTGTCCCTCGACTCTATTATCTCGATCATCGAGATGAACGTCAAGTTCTACCGGCTGCTCGGTTTGGCACCGTTCGAGCTGAACACGTGCCGCGTTCGGCTGTCGAAACCGTTCTGCTGCGCGGTGGGCGGTTTCGTGACGCTCTACTGGACCGCCATGGTGTCGTCGATCGCGACCAGCAACCACGCGAACGATCGCATCTCGCGCATCTCCAACTACTTTCAGCTCATCACGAACGCGATCATGCTGACGGCGATCCTGCTGATGCCCGCCTTCCGGTTGCGCAACTTTGCCGAGGTGACGCGCGCGTTGCGCAAACTCGAGCAGGATCTGCAGCAGGACGCGATCCCGAGCAACTGCCGGCAGATGGCACGGTGGAACATTGGCATCGTGGTCGGTACGGtgacggtgctgctgctggcgacCGCCTTTGACTGCTACGTGACCGTTTTCCGGGGGTTTATCCGGGTGGACTACTGGATCATTACGATACTGCCGCAGTTTGTGAATGTGATTGCGGTGACGCaggtcgtgctgctgctgctgtacatTAATGCGCGCTTTCGGAAGCTTAATCAGCTGCTCGAGGAGGAACAGCACCCGGTGGCGGGCAGGAAGCGGTTAGAGCGGTCGAGCCGGCTGACCGGAAACCTGCCGGCGAATGATCCGAAGAAGATCAGCCTGCACGTGATCGAGGTGCACGGGTGTGGCATTGATGCGGCGAACCTGAAGCATCTGCAGCTGCCGAAGGTGCTGTACCGGTATAATGATCTGTACGACATCTGCAAGCTGCTCGATCGGTACTTTGGGCTGCTGTTTCTGCTGACCTTTACGTCGATCTTCATCGTGACGACGATCCAGCTGTACTACAGCTACACGATACTGTACTGGTTTACGGGCGAGAACGGGTTTACGATCTGGTCGCTGATGGTGTGCCTGAATACGATCTCGATCAATCTCGGCGTGCTGCTGACAATCGTGCTGCTGTGCGAGAAGATTTCGAACAAGACGAAGCACGCGAACGATCTGCTGGCGGACCTGCAGCTGCGTGGCTCGCGGTACATGTCGTCGGAG GAAGTCATCAAACTGACGGTTCCGTTCCAAGCGCCCAACAAGGTGTTCAAGTTCTCAGCGATGGGCTTTTTCCAGATCGATTGCAACATGCTGTGTGGG ATGATTGGAGCAATCACGACCTATTTGGTAATTTACATCCAGTTCTACATCCTGTATGCGGATGAGGTGAAGAAGTCATCGTTCGTGTCccgattccagatttga
- the LOC121592330 gene encoding uncharacterized protein LOC121592330, whose product MEQNPPNVVESDEETASATGSELSPGSGTRTQRLLYEQRYWEERARLLLELEQLRQGTHPEYLKVEKRLQDELDDRLQQNEIERDRALAAIERDCMMEHAASEVEYEEKVAELVANAIAALEHERKAIEHEYATMEVGGCADGGGAMTQTARWKLRSRVNETPTPEQHRKPMVRQLKFLLEEDEIVDDLGVILANTPGDGERGTNEDGE is encoded by the coding sequence ATGGAGCAGAATCCACCAAACGTTGTCGAAAGTGACGAAGAAACGGCAAGTGCGACTGGAAGTGAGTTATCGCCTGGATCGGGCACACGAACGCAGCGTCTCCTTTATGAGCAGCGCTATTGGGAGGAGCGGGCCAGGCTGTTGCTGGAGCTGGAGCAGTTGCGGCAGGGTACGCATCCCGAGTACTTGAAGGTGGAGAAGCGCCTCCAGGACGAGCTGGACGATCGATTGCAGCAGAACGAGATCGAACGGGACCGGGCGCTGGCCGCCATCGAGCGAGACTGTATGATGGAGCATGCGGCCTCGGAGGTGGAGTACGAGGAGAAGGTGGCCGAGCTGGTCGCAAACGCGATTGCGGCCCTGGAGCATGAGCGGAAAGCGATCGAGCATGAGTACGCGACGATGGAGGTAGGCGGATGTGCCGATGGTGGTGGCGCGATGACGCAGACCGCACGATGGAAGCTGCGCAGTCGGGTGAATgagactccgactccggagcAGCACAGGAAGCCGATGGTGCGGCAGCTTAAGTTTTTGCTCGAGGAGGATGAGATTGTGGATGATCTTGGTGTTATTTTGGCTAACACGCCGGGTGATGGGGAGCGTGGCACAAACGAAGATGGGGAATAA